A portion of the Manihot esculenta cultivar AM560-2 chromosome 2, M.esculenta_v8, whole genome shotgun sequence genome contains these proteins:
- the LOC110603049 gene encoding uncharacterized protein At5g39570-like has product MPYYTRNEDNVYEFVEHNPTPYKGGYDIALTYGRPLPPSEETCYPHSSSANDIDYDRPHFTSYAEPSAYADDHLQEEYTSYVRPKPRPGPAAGGKVFVDAKPKPAFGFQPGKIRPGSDYGSGGYGGRPEYKKPASQEYGSGYGGRTDYERPSYGDDPPRRPSYGRQEEEYERPTYERRDDDDDESRNKYGYGGEEGYSRKKYGDDESTDSSDDDSDDERKKHRSNKRHHCKKKDSKFIQKVVDSWIISMVFDLTKGNQNAAFPDVNAINGQPPIFIHLSCFAEERSTTETMPYYSRNEDDVNDFDEYDPTPYGGGYDLALTYGRPLPPSEETCYPNSSSADEIDYDRPHFTSYAEPSAYADEHLQEEYTSYARPKPRPGPAHGFTPGYAAGGEVFVDAKPEPAYGFQPGPGSDYGSGGYGGRPEYEKPPSQEYGSGYGQRPESEYGSGGYGGRTEYEKPASEEYGSGYGVRPESEYGSGGYGGKTEYGRPTSEEYGSGYGRRPEYGSGYGGRTDYERPSGGEYGSGYGRRPESEYGTGRTDYERPPGGEYGSGYGKRPESGYGGSTEYERPSSEYDSGYGGRTEYGSGHERRNESEYEGGGYGRKPSYGEERGYGERTEYERPSYGDEPPRRPSYGRQEEEYERPTYERRDDDDDDESRNKYGYGGEEGHSRKKYGDDDDDSGDEEKRNRYKHHHHKKHYDDE; this is encoded by the exons ATGCCGTACTATACGAGGAACGAAGACAACGTCTATGAATTCGTCGAGCATAATCCGACTCCATACAAAGGCGGATACGACATAGCTTTGACTTATGGACGTCCCCTCCCACCGTCTGAGGAGACCTGCTATCCACATAGCTCATCCGCCAATGATATCGATTACGATAGACCCCATTTTACTTCCTATGCAGAGCCCTCCGCCTACGCCGATGACCATCTCCAGGAAGAGTACACTAGCTATGTCCGTCCCAAGCCCCGACCTGGTCCTGCAGCTGGAGGGAAAGTGTTCGTTGATGCTAAGCCTAAGCCTGCTTTTGGGTTCCAACCTGGAAAGATAAGGCCTGGGTCCGATTATGGATCTGGTGGCTATGGTGGAAGGCCTGAGTATAAGAAGCCAGCTAGCCAGGAATATGGGTCTGGGTACGGCGGGAGAACCGATTATGAGAGGCCGAGTTATGGAGATGACCCGCCCAGGAGGCCTAGTTATGGGAGGCAAGAAGAGGAGTATGAGAGGCCAACTTATGAAAGACGCGACGACGACGATGATGAGTCTCGCAACAAGTATGGTTATGGTGGCGAAGAGGGTTATAGCCGCAAGAAATAT GGAGATGATGAATCTACTGATAGTTCTGATGATGATTCCGATGATGAAAGGAAGAAGCATCGTAGCAACAAGCGCCACCACTGCAAGAAGAA GGATTCAAAGTTTATTCAAAAGGTGGTTGATTCTTGGATTATCTCAATGGTGTTTGATTTG acaaaaggaaaccaaAACGCCGCGTTTCCAGATGTAAACGCTATAAACGGCCAGCCCCCGATTTTCATTCATCTCTCTTGTTTTGCGGAGGAAAGATCGACAACTGAAACTATGCCGTACTATTCGAGGAACGAAGACGACGTCAATGATTTCGACGAGTATGATCCGACTCCATATGGAGGCGGGTACGACCTAGCCTTGACTTATGGACGTCCCCTCCCACCGTCTGAGGAGACCTGTTATCCAAACAGCTCATCCGCCGATGAGATCGACTACGATAGACCCCATTTCACTTCCTATGCGGAGCCCTCCGCCTACGCCGATGAGCATCTCCAGGAAGAGTACACTAGCTATGCCCGTCCCAAGCCCCGACCTGGTCCTGCTCATGGCTTCACTCCTGGCTATGCAGCCGGAGGGGAAGTGTTTGTTGATGCTAAGCCTGAGCCTGCTTATGGGTTCCAACCTGGGCCTGGGTCCGATTATGGATCTGGTGGCTATGGTGGAAGGCCCGAGTATGAGAAGCCACCTAGCCAAGAATATGGGTCTGGGTACGGCCAGAGGCCAGAATCGGAATACGGATCTGGTGGATATGGCGGGAGGACCGAGTACGAGAAGCCAGCCAGCGAAGAATACGGATCGGGCTATGGCGTAAGGCCAGAATCGGAATACGGATCTGGTGGATATGGCGGCAAGACTGAGTATGGAAGGCCAACCAGCGAGGAATACGGATCAGGCTATGGCCGGAGACCAGAATATGGATCTGGGTACGGCGGGAGAACTGACTATGAGAGGCCATCCGGTGGGGAGTATGGATCTGGCTATGGCAGGAGACCTGAATCAGAATATGGAACTGGGAGAACCGATTACGAGAGGCCACCCGGTGGGGAGTATGGATCCGGCTATGGCAAGAGACCTGAATCTGGGTATGGGGGGAGTACTGAGTATGAGAGACCCAGTTCGGAATATGATTCTGGATATGGGGGCAGGACGGAGTATGGATCAGGGCATGAAAGGAGGAATGAGTCCGAATATGAAGGTGGTGGGTATGGGCGCAAGCCAAGTTACGGGGAGGAACGAGGTTATGGAGAGAGGACTGAGTATGAGAGGCCGAGTTATGGAGATGAGCCGCCCAGGAGGCCTAGTTATGGGAGGCAAGAAGAGGAGTATGAGAGGCCAACTTATGAGAGAcgcgatgatgatgatgatgatgagtcTCGCAACAAGTATGGTTATGGTGGCGAAGAGGGTCATAGCCGCAAGAAATAT ggagatgatgatgatgactcTGGTGATGAAGAGAAGCGTAATCGCTACAAGCACCACCACCACAAGAAGCATTATGATGATGAGTGA
- the LOC110608365 gene encoding pentatricopeptide repeat-containing protein At1g06143-like — translation MSYHGLVLAHLRAAELELARQVFDNMPEKDVVSWTAMVSGYSHAKRSREALELFWKMRDVGVRPDEVTIVSVISACTNLGDLETGINVHSYIDENGFGWMVSLCNALIDMYAKCGCISRAWQVFNNMSRKSLITWNSMIVACANHGYVEDACGLFSLYVEFRGCTR, via the coding sequence ATGTCATATCATGGTCTGGTTTTGGCGCACTTGAGGGCTGCAGAACTGGAGCTTGCTAGGCAGGTTTTCGACAACATGCCAGAGAAAGATGTGGTTTCTTGGACTGCTATGGTTTCTGGGTATTCACATGCTAAGCGTTCGAGGGAAGCATTAGAGTTGTTTTGGAAGATGAGAGATGTTGGAGTGAGACCAGATGAGGTCACTATCGTTAGTGTGATTTCAGCATGTACAAATTTGGGCGATCTGGAAACAGGAATTAATGTGCATTCTTATATTGATGAGAATGGGTTTGGGTGGATGGTTTCACTTTGCAATGCTTTGATTGATATGTATGCAAAGTGTGGTTGTATAAGTAGAGCATGGCAAGTTTTCAATAATATGAGCAGGAAGAGCTTGATTACATGGAATTCAATGATTGTTGCATGTGCAAACCATGGATATGTTGAAGATGCATGTGGATTGTTTAGTTTGTATGTTGAATTCAGGGGTTGCACCCGATAG
- the LOC110603072 gene encoding pectinesterase 31: MATEITVAQDGSANHTTIQQAIDAVPLDNTARTIIRVAPGVYKQPLFVAKSKNFIALVGSIPENTIITWNNTASKIEHHLDAETVGKGTFGCGTVIVEAEDFIAENITFENNAPEGSHQAVAIRVSADRCAFYNCRFLGFQDTVYLHRGKQYLKDCYVEGSVDFIFGNSTALFEHCHIHCKADGYVTAQSRKTAEDSTAYVFLRCVITGNGGNSYAYLGRPWGPFGRVLFAYTYMDQCINHAGWHNWDKTENEGTACFYEYRCYGPGYDKSKRVAWCKELPDEQAEEFLRHAFIDPNPESPWLAQKLAHKTPVSA; the protein is encoded by the exons ATGGCTACAGAGATCACCGTCGCGCAGGATGGGTCCGCTAACCACACCACTATACAGCAAGCAATAGACGCTGTGCCCCTCGACAACACTGCCAGGACCATTATACGGGTGGCACCTGGGGTGTACAAGCAACCGTTGTTCGTGGCTAAGTCTAAGAACTTCATTGCCCTAGTGGGTTCAATTCCAGAGAATACTATTATCACCTGGAACAATACCGCTAGCAAAATCGAACACCACCTG GATGCTGAGACAGTTGGGAAGGGTACGTTTGGCTGTGGAACTGTGATAGTGGAAGCGGAAGATTTTATTGCTGAGAACATCACTTTTGAGAACAATGCTCCTGAG GGTTCACATCAAGCTGTGGCAATCAGGGTGTCAGCTGATCGGTGCGCCTTCTACAATTGTAGGTTTCTAGGGTTTCAG GACACTGTGTACCTTCACCGTGGAAAACAGTATCTCAAAGATTGCTATGTTGAAGGAAGTGTGGACTTCATTTTTGGGAACAGCACTGCTCTCTTCGAGCACTGTCATATCCACTGCAAGGCAGACGGTTATGTAACTGCACAAAGCAGAAAGACTGCTGAGGATTCAACTGCTTATGTGTTCTTGAG ATGTGTGATCACGGGTAATGGAGGGAATTCATATGCATATCTTGGACGTCCATGGGGACCCTTTGGAAGGGTGCTCTTCGCATATACATATATGGATCAATGTATCAACCATGCGGGCTGGCATAACTGGGACAAAACTGAAAATGAGGGTACCGCTTGCTTTTATGAGTACAG GTGTTATGGACCAGGTTATGACAAATCAAAACGAGTTGCATGGTGCAAAGAACTGCCTGATGAACAAGCAGAAGAGTTTTTGAGGCATGCTTTCATTGATCCTAATCCAGAATCGCCATGGCTTGCTCAAAAATTGGCCCATAAAACGCCAGTTTCTGCGTAG